The following DNA comes from Pseudomonadota bacterium.
GGCGCGAAGATCGGCGAGGTCCGCCTCGCGGCCGGTCGCCTCCCCGATCGCGGCCGACAGCGCGAGCCTCGTTTCCAAGGGCACGGGCGCCGCGGCCAGGAGCGCGAGATCGAGATCGCTCGCGGGTCGTTCCCGGACGGTGCCGAACGATCCGTGGCGGTACACGGCGATGAGCCCCGGCACTTCGCGGGCCAGGATGCGGACCGCCGCCTCGACGGCGCCTCTCATCGCCGCACCCGGTCCCGGTTCTCGAGGAACCACGCGTAC
Coding sequences within:
- a CDS encoding nucleotidyltransferase domain-containing protein, whose amino-acid sequence is MRGAVEAAVRILAREVPGLIAVYRHGSFGTVRERPASDLDLALLAAAPVPLETRLALSAAIGEATGREADLADLRAASVVFRARVIGGGDCVFEADETARREFEMIACSAYAMLNEERAGIVADARDRGAIHGR